The Ascaphus truei isolate aAscTru1 chromosome 3, aAscTru1.hap1, whole genome shotgun sequence genome includes a region encoding these proteins:
- the LOC142490715 gene encoding paraneoplastic antigen Ma2 homolog gives MVIPSRQEVHAWATSVEEPPSHVVAVGNVPALVAETDIRDSLRKLLGPDKVWRRGRVYDSTCNRSAILFTVGRDICQEMAANTLVAPECPPEGYPFIYSELPVIREMFSSRGPTQVPEEPSASTWPLPTPVSKAITMAAQSQSYRKLKAFSGVLPTPQGEEGIDLWRENALKVVEEWSCTDTVKRQRIMECLRPPASTIVTIHRDQHPELTALEMVEFLFEAYELAEDEGAIWTKYFNVYQKEGEDVSAFIHRLQLVLGILLNCKLIPASGMDEALHKQYLRGSSPTHPIANMLRSKIMDGGPSMFTELLRQVKMQ, from the exons atggtaattccctcacgtcaGGAGGTCCATGCGTGGGCCACCTCCGTCGAGGAACCACCTAGTCACGTCGTGGCCGTAGGGAACGTCCCAGCGTTAGTGGCTGAAACTGACATCCGGGACTCGCTGAGGAAGCTATTAGGACCAGATAAAGTTTGGCGCCGTGGCAGGGTGTACGACTCTACTTGTAATAGGAGCGCCATATTATTCACTGTGGGGCGGGACATATGCCAAGAAATGGCCGCGAACACTctagtagcccccgagtgcccaccaGAAGGTTACCCCTTTATATACTCGGAATTACCAGTCATACGGGAAATGTTTTCCTCAAGGGGTCCCACTCAGGTTCCCGAGGAACCGTCCGCCAGTACTTGGCCACTACCTACACCAGTGTCAA AAGCCATCACCATGGCCGCACAGTCCCAAAGCTACCGGAAACTCAAAGCTTTCTCGGGAGTACTTCCAACcccacagggggaggaagggatagacctttggagggagaatgcattAAAAGTCGTGGAGGAATGGTCATGCACTGACACCGTAAAAAGGCAGCGTATCATGGAATGTCTCAGGCCTCCCGCTTCTACCATTgtaaccatccacagggaccaacacccagagttgacggCGTTGGAGATGGTGGAGTTCCTGTTTGAGGCGTACGAACTAGCAGAAGATGAAGGAGCgatctggacgaagtacttcaatgtttatcagaaggagggagaggacgtGTCGGCCTTTATACACCGCCTGCAGCTGGTCTTGGGAATCCTACTCAATTGTAAGCTGATTCCTgcctctgggatggatgaagCGCTTCATAAGCAGTACCTaaggggatcaagccccactcaccccatagccaatatGCTCCGCAGCAAAATAATGGACGGGGGTCCCTCTATGTTCACTGAGTTGCTGCGCCAAGTGAAAATGCAGTAA